In the Mesorhizobium sp. M1D.F.Ca.ET.043.01.1.1 genome, GATACCGGCGAAACGCTTGCTGCGCGGCGCGGCATAGCCGCCGACCTTCGATGTCTTCAGACCGACCTTGAGCAAGCTCTCGGCCAGCGTCACCGCGCAGACGACGCCGTCGAGGACGGGAACGCCATGCTGCTGCGAAAGCTCGTGGGCGAGGTCGGCCATGCCGGCGCAGCCAAGCACGATCGCCTCGGCGTGATCCTCGCGGACGGCGCGCGCGATCTCGTCCGATATCTTGTGCCTGGCATTGGAGCCGGGCTGTTCGAGGTCGAGCACTGCCACTTCGGAGGAGCGCACCTTGGCGCAGCGCGAGGCAAGCCCGTATTTCGCCAGATTGTGCTCGATGGCGGGGACCGAGCGGGCAAGCGTGGTGACGACGCTGAACTTGCCGGCGACGAGGCTGGCGAGATGGAAGGCCGCCTCGCCGATGCCGATGACCGGAGCTTCCGTCGCGCAGCGCGCGGCATCGAGCCCGGTGTCGTCGAAGCAGGCGATCACATAGGCGTCGGCCGCAGGTGCCTTGCCCATCTCGGCGATGATGCCCGGCACGGCGAAGACCTCGTCGAAATAGCCCTCGATGCTCGGCGGACCGTCGGCCGGATTGACGGCGACGATCTCGGTTCCCGTGGAGGCAACGCTTGCCGCCGCCTTGCCGATCTTGGCGGTCATCGACGCGGTCGTGTTGGGGTTGATAACGAGTATGCGCATGCGAACCTCAGATCTCGCCGCCGAGATAAAGACGCTTGACCCGGTCGTCGGTCAGCAATTCGGCGGAGTTGCCGCTCAGCGCGACGCTTCCGGTGGTCAGCGCATAGGCGCGCTGCGAGATGCGAAGCGCCATGCGAGAATTCTGTTCGACCAGCAAAACGCTGACCTTCTCGTCGCGGTTGATGGCGACGATCGAGCGGGCGATGTCCTGGACGAGCTTCGGCGCGACGCCGAGCGACGGCTCGTCGAGCAGCAAAAGCTTCGGTTTCGCCATCAGCGCGCGGCCGATGACCAGCATCTGCTGCTCGCCGCCGCTCATCGTGCCGGCGGCCTGCGAGAAGCGCTCCTTGAGCCGGGGAAAACGGCCCAGCACCATCTC is a window encoding:
- a CDS encoding aspartate/glutamate racemase family protein, with product MRILVINPNTTASMTAKIGKAAASVASTGTEIVAVNPADGPPSIEGYFDEVFAVPGIIAEMGKAPAADAYVIACFDDTGLDAARCATEAPVIGIGEAAFHLASLVAGKFSVVTTLARSVPAIEHNLAKYGLASRCAKVRSSEVAVLDLEQPGSNARHKISDEIARAVREDHAEAIVLGCAGMADLAHELSQQHGVPVLDGVVCAVTLAESLLKVGLKTSKVGGYAAPRSKRFAGIFASASPAGAGSQG
- a CDS encoding ABC transporter ATP-binding protein is translated as MNQILNFAGVKLYYDHVYALKGVSLEVNEGETVALIGANGAGKSSILRAITGLNRIRSGEIHYNGRRIDGAAPDEIVKMGIAMVPEGRRVFPYMTVRDNLLMGAFTRSSKAEIAASMEMVLGRFPRLKERFSQAAGTMSGGEQQMLVIGRALMAKPKLLLLDEPSLGVAPKLVQDIARSIVAINRDEKVSVLLVEQNSRMALRISQRAYALTTGSVALSGNSAELLTDDRVKRLYLGGEI